A genomic segment from Polyangium mundeleinium encodes:
- a CDS encoding DUF5995 family protein, protein MSESLAERILSRPLRSIHDVLAVMEMIDGALPSSDGVHAFNELYSFVTDRIRQELDRGRFSTPVLLEELDVVFAALYFDAFVAELRAPGSSPRAWQPLFEARHERSIARLQHALCGMNAHINHDLAIAVVETCTRKSIEPRRGTGFFDDYLVINEILEDAEKVATKKLATGVLREVEEALGRVDNMMAIWSVRKARDAAWANAEVLWAIRGNDLLYEGFLQTIDRMAGFAGRGLLLPRGLGGEPGT, encoded by the coding sequence ATGAGCGAATCCCTCGCCGAACGAATCCTGTCCCGCCCTCTGCGCTCCATCCACGACGTGCTCGCCGTGATGGAGATGATCGACGGCGCCCTGCCGAGCTCCGACGGCGTCCACGCCTTCAACGAGCTCTATTCCTTCGTGACGGACCGCATCCGGCAGGAGCTCGATCGGGGGCGGTTCTCGACGCCCGTGCTGCTGGAGGAGCTCGACGTGGTGTTCGCGGCCCTCTACTTCGACGCGTTCGTCGCCGAGCTCCGCGCCCCGGGCTCGTCGCCGCGCGCCTGGCAGCCGCTCTTCGAGGCCCGGCACGAGCGCTCGATCGCCCGGCTCCAGCACGCCCTCTGCGGCATGAACGCGCACATCAACCACGACCTCGCGATCGCCGTGGTGGAGACGTGCACCCGCAAGAGCATCGAGCCGCGGCGCGGGACGGGGTTTTTTGATGATTACCTCGTCATCAACGAGATCCTGGAGGACGCGGAGAAGGTCGCGACGAAAAAACTCGCGACGGGCGTCCTGCGGGAGGTCGAGGAGGCCCTCGGCCGGGTGGACAACATGATGGCGATATGGAGCGTGCGGAAGGCGCGGGACGCCGCGTGGGCGAACGCCGAGGTGCTCTGGGCCATCCGCGGCAACGATCTGCTCTACGAGGGCTTCCTCCAGACGATCGACCGCATGGCGGGGTTTGCCGGTCGGGGGCTCTTGCTTCCGCGGGGTCTCGGGGGAGAACCAGGGACGTGA
- a CDS encoding DUF302 domain-containing protein — MARTNLRASLDLPYDEALAKIPQLLKDVGFGVLTRIDIDEALRARLGVPFRRYTIFGACNPVLAHRALLADPDVGILLPCNLAVYEEDDARTIVVIMDPLESLADDEEAALREVAAEARTKLNHLLYCLAKVSRRAA, encoded by the coding sequence ATGGCCAGGACGAATCTCCGCGCTTCACTCGACCTCCCGTACGACGAGGCGCTGGCGAAAATCCCCCAGCTCCTGAAGGACGTCGGATTCGGCGTCCTCACGCGGATCGACATCGACGAGGCGCTGCGCGCCCGGCTCGGCGTGCCTTTCCGGCGGTACACGATCTTCGGCGCGTGTAACCCCGTGCTCGCGCATCGGGCGCTGCTCGCCGATCCAGATGTCGGCATTCTCCTGCCTTGCAATCTCGCCGTGTACGAGGAAGACGACGCCCGGACGATCGTGGTGATCATGGATCCGCTGGAATCGCTCGCCGACGACGAGGAGGCGGCGCTGCGCGAGGTCGCGGCCGAAGCGCGGACGAAGCTCAACCACTTGCTTTATTGCCTCGCGAAGGTGAGCCGCCGGGCCGCTTGA